A single genomic interval of Spirosoma linguale DSM 74 harbors:
- a CDS encoding outer membrane efflux protein (PFAM: outer membrane efflux protein~KEGG: sgl:SG0266 outer membrane channel protein) produces MKNCWFTLFIALFCAYSGTVFAQKTTDSLARQAYLPDCIQYALGHQPIVRQSVIDQEIAERTVQSSLSAWYPQIGAGYNILHYLKLPVTLIPDATTGERRPVALGAQNTSTASFSLTQSVFSRDLLLASRTADTYRAQATQNTVRNKIDVVVNVSKAFYDVILTQRQVEILSEDIARLQRSLQDATNQYQGGIVDKTDPQRARIALNNSRAQQKQYRDLVGAKVQTLKQLMGYPPNMNLNLTYDTLQLANEVMMDTTLLVNPQSRIEYQLLQTQGRLLEANVRYNRWAYLPTVSANANYNLLFQNNFFGQLYNQTFPNSLIGLSVALPIFQGGRRIQQTKIAELQVQRLNWDLAALTSAVDAEYAQALANYKGNLANYLALRENQLLAEDVYRIINLQYRSGIKTYLDVTIAEADLRTARLNVFNALYQVLISKLDVQRALGAIQV; encoded by the coding sequence GCAAAAAACAACCGATTCGTTAGCCAGACAGGCCTACCTCCCCGATTGTATCCAATATGCCCTGGGTCATCAACCCATTGTCCGCCAATCCGTCATCGATCAGGAAATTGCCGAGCGAACGGTACAAAGTTCCCTGTCGGCCTGGTACCCGCAAATAGGGGCCGGCTATAACATTTTGCACTACCTCAAATTACCCGTCACGCTCATCCCGGATGCCACTACCGGCGAGCGCCGACCGGTGGCGCTGGGTGCGCAGAACACGTCGACGGCGTCGTTCTCGTTAACGCAAAGTGTGTTTAGCCGCGATTTGCTGCTGGCCAGCCGAACGGCGGATACGTATCGGGCTCAGGCAACTCAGAATACAGTTCGTAACAAGATCGACGTTGTGGTCAACGTTAGTAAAGCTTTCTACGATGTCATTCTGACCCAGCGTCAGGTGGAGATTCTGAGCGAGGATATCGCCCGCCTTCAGCGTAGTTTGCAGGATGCCACTAACCAGTACCAGGGGGGCATTGTCGATAAAACAGACCCCCAGCGTGCGCGAATTGCCCTCAATAACTCCCGTGCCCAGCAAAAGCAGTACCGCGATCTGGTGGGGGCTAAGGTGCAGACGCTCAAACAGCTCATGGGTTACCCGCCCAATATGAATCTTAATTTAACGTACGACACGTTACAACTGGCCAACGAAGTCATGATGGATACGACCCTGCTGGTAAATCCACAGAGTCGCATCGAATACCAGTTGCTTCAAACGCAGGGGCGACTGCTGGAGGCCAACGTGCGCTACAATCGATGGGCGTATCTGCCCACGGTAAGTGCCAATGCAAACTATAACCTGTTGTTCCAGAATAACTTTTTCGGCCAGTTATATAACCAGACTTTTCCTAACTCACTGATCGGCCTGTCCGTTGCGCTACCCATTTTTCAGGGCGGGCGCCGGATTCAGCAAACGAAAATTGCCGAGTTGCAGGTGCAGCGGCTCAACTGGGACCTGGCGGCTCTGACCAGCGCTGTCGACGCCGAATACGCCCAGGCGCTGGCCAATTATAAGGGTAACCTGGCTAACTACCTGGCCCTGCGCGAGAATCAGTTACTGGCCGAAGATGTATACCGCATTATTAATCTGCAATACCGATCTGGTATAAAAACGTACCTCGACGTTACCATTGCCGAAGCCGACCTGCGAACGGCCCGGCTGAATGTGTTCAACGCCTTGTATCAGGTTTTAATCAGCAAATTGGACGTTCAACGCGCCCTGGGCGCCATTCAAGTTTAA